A single genomic interval of Mycolicibacterium sp. MU0053 harbors:
- a CDS encoding LON peptidase substrate-binding domain-containing protein, translating into MTAQPTTPMFPLQSALLPGESLPLRVFEPRYAALVRACLDSADPAFGVVLIARGREVGGGDERNDVGALARIVQFADHGGGRYQLKCSVQERFQVTEWLPDDPFPRAVIRDWPDEPGDVGAADLAVLEDDIWSLLEFLAGAREIQLASRSAVLGELPEEPGPRLYALAGCVPIGPADRYAVLAAPGPAQRLAALREAVETVDAMARFQATAPD; encoded by the coding sequence ATGACGGCCCAGCCGACGACGCCGATGTTCCCCCTGCAGTCGGCGCTGCTGCCCGGTGAGTCGCTGCCGCTGCGGGTCTTCGAGCCGCGCTATGCGGCCCTGGTGCGGGCCTGTCTGGACAGTGCGGACCCGGCGTTCGGGGTGGTCCTGATCGCGCGCGGGCGCGAGGTCGGCGGTGGCGACGAGCGCAACGACGTCGGCGCGCTGGCCCGGATCGTACAGTTCGCCGATCACGGCGGGGGCCGCTATCAGTTGAAATGCAGTGTGCAGGAACGGTTCCAAGTAACCGAATGGCTGCCCGACGATCCGTTCCCGCGCGCGGTGATCAGGGACTGGCCCGACGAGCCTGGTGACGTCGGCGCCGCCGATCTCGCGGTGCTCGAGGACGACATCTGGTCGCTGCTGGAATTCCTGGCCGGCGCCCGGGAGATCCAGCTCGCGAGCCGGTCCGCGGTGCTGGGCGAACTGCCCGAGGAGCCGGGGCCGCGGCTGTACGCGCTGGCCGGCTGCGTCCCGATCGGGCCGGCCGACCGCTATGCGGTGCTGGCCGCGCCCGGCCCGGCGCAGCGGCTGGCGGCGTTGCGCGAAGCCGTGGAGACCGTCGACGCGATGGCGCGGTTTCAGGCCACCGCGCCGGACTAG
- a CDS encoding Na+/H+ antiporter subunit A produces the protein MLAVLLGHAVAATAAPLLVNRWGRRAFYPLALVPLLSLIWVVAYWPTPANEGDAAHQVRIDWVPELSMDIDLRFDTLAAIMSVLVLAIGALVLFYCGSYFHHRDGRIENRLPSFAAELVAFSGTMFGLVVSDNMLMLYVFWELTTVLSFLLVGHYAERATSRRAATQALLVTTFGGLAMLVGIVILGEYSGTYLLSELVANPPTGLVIDIALVLVLIGALSKSAIVPMHFWLPGAMAAPTPVSAYLHAAAMVKAGVYLIARMTPGFADAAPWRPMIVALGLLTMLLAGWRAVREYDLKLILAFGTVSQLGLITVLVGAGGGNLMLAGLTMLYAHAMFKAALFMVVGIIDHSTGTRDIRRLAWLGNRAPALFAIAALGTASMASLPPFLGFIGKEGAFETLLHSRSLGGWAPYVLAGVVLGSVFTTIYSVRFLWGAFARKGLRGPSIRVAELHRPKVSFMLPPAVLAVAGLGFGLVPGALERMLGPYAASTGTLGYHLALWHGLNLPVLLSALVLAAGAAAFYFRAWLRRNRIGYLPLGNADRIYDFTLRALDFLSIKLTGSTQRGSLPTTQAIILLTLVLLPIAVLMLGARDRPEIAAWDEPLQIIVGVLMVCGALGAAVLRNRLAAVLLVGLTGYGCGAIFAFHGAPDLALTQFLVETLTLVVFVLVLRALPAEAELAQMRRFRLPRALLAIAVGATVTALTTFAMAARNGRPIADLLPDAAYLRGHGSNTVNVILVDIRAWDTLGEISVLVVAATGVASLVFRNRRFGVAPRIADAGQPDIGMISTSYSPAVGDITWLRGSEYRDPRARSLVLEVATRLIFPMIMVLSAYFFFTGHNTPGGGFAGGLTAGLALVLRYLAGGRYELGEALPLDAGKILGVGLGLAAGTAVGSLLLGAPPLSSALIEFDVPILGHIKFVTALFFDLGVYLIVVGLVLDVLRSLGARLDEEVSNWSQAPTAVRR, from the coding sequence TTGCTCGCCGTCCTGCTCGGCCACGCGGTCGCTGCCACTGCCGCGCCGCTGTTGGTGAACAGGTGGGGACGGCGCGCGTTCTACCCGCTGGCACTGGTGCCGCTGCTGTCCCTGATCTGGGTCGTGGCGTACTGGCCGACCCCGGCCAACGAGGGCGACGCGGCACATCAGGTGCGCATCGACTGGGTGCCGGAGCTGTCGATGGACATCGATCTGCGCTTCGACACCCTCGCCGCGATCATGAGCGTGCTGGTGCTGGCCATCGGCGCGTTGGTGCTGTTCTACTGCGGAAGCTACTTCCACCACCGCGACGGCCGCATCGAGAACCGGCTGCCGAGCTTCGCCGCCGAACTCGTCGCCTTCTCGGGCACCATGTTCGGCCTCGTCGTCAGCGACAACATGCTGATGCTCTACGTCTTCTGGGAACTGACCACGGTGTTGTCGTTCCTGTTGGTGGGCCACTACGCCGAGCGGGCCACCAGCCGCCGCGCCGCCACCCAGGCGCTGCTGGTGACCACTTTCGGCGGGCTGGCGATGCTGGTGGGCATCGTCATCCTCGGCGAATACTCCGGCACCTACCTGCTCTCGGAGTTGGTGGCCAATCCGCCGACCGGCCTGGTGATCGACATCGCGCTGGTCCTGGTGCTGATCGGCGCGCTGTCGAAGTCGGCGATCGTCCCGATGCACTTCTGGCTGCCCGGCGCCATGGCCGCGCCCACCCCCGTCAGCGCGTACCTGCACGCCGCGGCGATGGTCAAGGCCGGCGTTTACCTGATCGCCCGGATGACGCCCGGGTTCGCCGATGCGGCGCCCTGGCGACCGATGATCGTGGCGCTGGGGCTGTTGACCATGCTGCTGGCCGGTTGGCGGGCCGTGCGCGAGTACGACCTCAAACTCATCCTGGCCTTCGGCACGGTGAGCCAACTCGGATTGATCACCGTGCTCGTCGGCGCCGGCGGCGGCAATCTGATGCTCGCCGGCCTGACCATGCTGTACGCCCACGCGATGTTCAAGGCCGCGTTGTTCATGGTGGTCGGCATCATCGACCACTCCACCGGGACCCGCGACATCCGACGGCTGGCCTGGCTGGGCAACCGGGCACCGGCCCTGTTCGCGATCGCGGCGCTGGGCACCGCCAGCATGGCGTCGTTGCCGCCGTTCCTGGGGTTCATCGGCAAGGAAGGGGCCTTCGAGACGCTGCTGCACAGCCGGTCCCTGGGCGGTTGGGCGCCCTACGTGTTGGCCGGCGTCGTGCTGGGTTCGGTGTTCACCACCATCTACAGCGTTCGGTTCCTGTGGGGAGCCTTCGCCCGCAAGGGTTTGCGCGGACCCAGCATCCGGGTCGCCGAACTGCACCGGCCCAAGGTTTCGTTCATGTTGCCGCCGGCCGTCCTCGCGGTGGCCGGCCTGGGCTTCGGCCTGGTACCCGGCGCGTTGGAGCGCATGCTGGGCCCGTACGCCGCATCGACGGGGACCCTCGGCTACCACCTGGCGCTGTGGCACGGCCTGAATCTGCCGGTGCTGCTGTCGGCCCTGGTGCTGGCGGCCGGCGCGGCGGCGTTCTACTTCCGCGCCTGGCTGCGGCGCAACCGCATCGGCTATCTGCCGTTGGGCAACGCCGACCGGATCTATGACTTCACGCTGCGCGCGCTGGACTTCCTGTCGATCAAGCTGACCGGCTCCACCCAGCGCGGTTCGCTGCCCACCACCCAGGCGATCATCCTGCTCACCCTGGTGCTGCTGCCCATCGCCGTGCTGATGCTGGGAGCCCGGGACCGCCCCGAGATCGCGGCCTGGGACGAGCCCCTGCAGATCATCGTCGGAGTGCTGATGGTCTGCGGGGCCCTCGGCGCGGCGGTGCTGCGCAACCGGTTGGCCGCGGTGCTGCTGGTGGGCCTGACCGGATACGGCTGCGGTGCGATCTTCGCCTTCCACGGCGCACCCGATCTGGCGCTGACCCAGTTCCTGGTGGAGACCCTGACCCTGGTGGTGTTCGTGCTGGTGTTGCGGGCCCTGCCCGCCGAGGCCGAACTGGCCCAGATGCGCCGGTTCCGGCTGCCGCGGGCGCTGCTGGCGATCGCCGTCGGTGCCACCGTGACCGCGCTGACCACCTTCGCGATGGCGGCCCGCAACGGCCGGCCCATCGCCGACCTGTTGCCCGATGCCGCCTACCTGCGCGGCCACGGCTCCAACACCGTCAACGTCATCCTGGTCGACATCCGCGCCTGGGACACCCTCGGCGAGATCTCGGTGTTGGTGGTGGCGGCCACCGGCGTCGCCTCGCTGGTGTTCCGTAACCGGCGCTTCGGGGTCGCGCCGCGCATCGCCGATGCGGGCCAGCCCGACATCGGCATGATCAGCACCAGCTACAGCCCCGCCGTCGGCGACATCACCTGGCTGCGCGGCAGCGAGTACCGCGATCCCCGGGCCCGCTCGCTGGTGCTCGAGGTCGCCACGCGCCTGATCTTCCCGATGATCATGGTGCTGTCGGCGTACTTCTTCTTCACCGGCCACAACACCCCCGGCGGCGGCTTCGCCGGCGGGCTCACCGCGGGACTGGCGTTGGTGCTGCGCTACCTCGCGGGCGGCCGCTATGAACTCGGCGAGGCGCTGCCGCTGGACGCGGGGAAGATCCTCGGGGTGGGCCTGGGTCTGGCCGCCGGCACCGCGGTCGGATCGCTGCTGCTGGGCGCGCCGCCGCTGTCGTCGGCACTGATCGAGTTCGACGTGCCGATCCTCGGCCACATCAAGTTCGTCACCGCCTTGTTCTTCGACCTCGGCGTCTATCTGATCGTCGTCGGGCTGGTGCTTGATGTGTTGCGCAGCCTCGGTGCGCGCCTGGACGAAGAGGTCTCCAACTGGTCCCAGGCTCCGACGGCGGTGCGCCGGTGA
- a CDS encoding Na(+)/H(+) antiporter subunit C has translation MTTYLVQLCLIGALISCGIYMLLERNLTRMLLGLLLVSNGMNLLLLSAGGRAGNPPVYGRSSAEGTATADPLAQAMILTAIVITMGVAAFVLALTYRSYRLTTAEEVADDIEDTSISKAAETADISDEVDDDVDEAAITHPDTDEPDELDALPGREGSR, from the coding sequence GTGACCACCTACCTGGTGCAACTGTGCCTGATCGGGGCACTGATCAGCTGCGGCATCTACATGCTGCTGGAACGCAACCTGACCCGGATGCTGCTGGGTCTGCTGCTGGTCAGCAACGGCATGAACCTGCTGCTCCTGTCCGCCGGCGGCCGCGCCGGTAATCCCCCGGTCTACGGGCGCAGCAGCGCCGAGGGCACCGCCACCGCCGACCCGCTGGCCCAGGCGATGATCCTGACCGCGATCGTGATCACCATGGGCGTGGCCGCGTTCGTGCTGGCGCTGACGTATCGCTCCTACCGACTGACCACCGCCGAAGAGGTCGCCGACGACATCGAGGACACCAGCATCTCGAAGGCCGCCGAAACCGCCGACATCTCCGATGAAGTCGACGACGACGTCGACGAGGCCGCCATCACCCATCCCGACACCGACGAACCCGATGAACTCGATGCCCTGCCGGGCCGGGAGGGCTCGCGTTGA
- a CDS encoding glutamate--cysteine ligase, which translates to MRPPWPPATPVSEWPAVSSPANNRIDFAGSYRPTVGVEWEFALVDADTRDLSNEAAEVIAEFGENPHVHQELLRNTIELVTGICRNTAEAVNDLRGTLSSVKQVVRARNMELFCAGTHPFATWDSQQLTDAPRYAELIKRTQWWGRQMLIWGVHVHVGVSSSHKVMPIISALLNQYPHLLALSASSPWWAGADTGYASNRSMMFQQLPTAGLPFQFQTWREFEGFVADQKKTGIIDQINEVRWDVRPSPHLGTIEVRIFDGISNVRELAALVALTHCLIVDLDRRLDAGEALPTMPPWHVQENKWRAARYGLDAVIILDADSNERLVTEDLDDVLTRLQPIARSLDCVAELDSVADIPRIGASYQRQHRVAEEHDGDLRAVVDAIVAELDE; encoded by the coding sequence ATGAGACCACCATGGCCACCGGCGACGCCGGTAAGCGAGTGGCCTGCGGTGTCATCTCCGGCCAATAACCGGATCGACTTCGCCGGCTCCTACCGGCCCACGGTCGGCGTCGAATGGGAGTTCGCCCTCGTCGATGCCGACACCCGCGACCTGAGCAACGAGGCCGCGGAGGTGATCGCCGAATTCGGTGAGAACCCGCACGTCCACCAAGAATTGCTGCGGAACACCATCGAATTGGTCACCGGGATCTGCCGCAACACCGCCGAGGCGGTGAACGATCTGCGCGGCACCCTGAGCTCGGTCAAGCAGGTGGTGCGGGCCCGCAACATGGAATTGTTCTGCGCGGGCACGCATCCCTTCGCCACGTGGGATTCGCAGCAACTCACCGACGCCCCGCGCTACGCCGAGCTGATCAAACGCACCCAGTGGTGGGGCCGGCAGATGTTGATCTGGGGGGTGCACGTCCACGTCGGGGTGTCGTCGTCGCACAAGGTGATGCCGATCATCTCCGCGCTGCTCAACCAGTACCCGCACCTGTTGGCGCTGTCGGCGTCCTCGCCGTGGTGGGCCGGCGCCGACACCGGGTACGCCAGCAACCGGTCGATGATGTTCCAGCAGTTGCCCACCGCGGGGCTGCCGTTCCAGTTCCAAACCTGGCGCGAGTTCGAGGGTTTCGTCGCCGACCAGAAGAAAACCGGCATCATCGATCAGATCAACGAGGTCCGGTGGGACGTCCGACCGTCGCCGCATCTCGGCACGATCGAGGTGCGGATCTTCGACGGCATCTCCAACGTCCGGGAACTGGCCGCGCTGGTCGCGCTGACGCACTGCCTCATCGTGGACCTGGATCGGCGCCTCGACGCCGGCGAGGCGCTGCCGACCATGCCGCCGTGGCACGTGCAGGAGAACAAGTGGCGCGCCGCGCGGTACGGCCTCGACGCGGTCATCATCCTCGATGCGGACAGCAACGAGCGGCTGGTGACCGAGGATCTCGATGACGTCCTGACCCGGCTGCAGCCGATCGCCCGGTCGTTGGACTGCGTCGCCGAACTCGACAGCGTGGCCGACATCCCGCGCATCGGCGCCTCGTATCAGCGCCAGCATCGGGTCGCCGAGGAGCACGACGGCGATCTGCGCGCGGTGGTCGACGCGATCGTCGCCGAGTTGGACGAATAA
- a CDS encoding Na+/H+ antiporter subunit D, with amino-acid sequence MLAPLPVLISLIAAASTLIAGRRPRLQRFITLFSLAGIVVVCAALLYIADRYGTIAVHVGGWGESEPGMGPLGITLVVDRLSAMMLVVSTMVLLTVVYYAIGQGIRDGDEQQPVSIFLPTYLVLAAGVCYAFLAGDLFNLFIGFEVLLTASFVLLTIGASKDRVRAGITYVMVSMVSSLIFLFGLALVYAATGTLNMAELALRLDDVSDGTRNALFAVLLVAFGIKAAVFPLSTWLPDSYPTAPAPVTAVFAGLLTKVGVYAIIRAHSLLFPGGALDRILMVAALLTMLVGILGAIAQNDIKRLLSFTLVSHIGYMVFGVALSTQLGMAGAIYYVAHHIIVQTTLFLVVGLIERQAGASTLRRIGGLAAASPVLAFVFVVPALNLGGIPPFSGFIGKVALLEGGAEVGSVLAWLLVGGSVVTSLLTLYVVTRVWTKAFWRERVDAPEGELSAASPSALLEDADDDVVFADRDDVGRMPIGMLLPTGALIVAGLCLTVFAGPIFSYSDRAAAQVIDRNQYISSVVGDRP; translated from the coding sequence ATGCTGGCCCCACTCCCGGTGCTGATCTCGTTGATCGCCGCGGCCTCGACGCTGATCGCCGGCCGTCGGCCGCGCCTGCAGCGGTTCATCACGCTGTTCTCGCTGGCCGGGATCGTGGTGGTGTGCGCCGCGCTGCTGTACATCGCCGACCGCTACGGCACCATCGCGGTGCACGTCGGCGGTTGGGGCGAGTCCGAACCCGGCATGGGACCGCTGGGCATCACGCTGGTGGTGGACCGGCTTTCGGCCATGATGCTGGTCGTTTCGACAATGGTGCTGCTGACCGTCGTCTACTACGCCATCGGGCAGGGTATCCGCGACGGCGACGAGCAGCAGCCGGTGTCGATCTTCCTGCCGACCTATCTGGTCCTGGCGGCCGGCGTCTGTTACGCATTCCTGGCCGGTGACCTGTTCAACCTGTTCATCGGTTTCGAGGTGCTGCTGACCGCGAGCTTCGTGCTGCTCACGATCGGCGCGAGCAAGGACCGGGTGCGCGCGGGCATCACCTACGTGATGGTCTCCATGGTGTCCTCGCTGATCTTCCTGTTCGGCCTGGCGCTGGTCTACGCGGCGACCGGGACGTTGAACATGGCCGAACTCGCGCTGCGCCTCGACGACGTCAGCGACGGCACCCGCAACGCGCTGTTCGCCGTCCTGCTGGTCGCCTTCGGCATCAAGGCCGCGGTCTTCCCGCTCTCGACGTGGCTGCCCGACTCCTACCCCACCGCACCCGCACCGGTGACCGCGGTGTTCGCCGGCCTGCTGACCAAGGTCGGTGTCTACGCGATCATCCGCGCGCATTCGCTGCTGTTCCCGGGCGGCGCGCTGGACCGGATTCTGATGGTCGCGGCGCTGCTGACGATGCTGGTCGGCATTTTGGGCGCCATCGCCCAGAACGACATCAAACGTCTGCTGTCCTTCACCTTGGTCAGCCACATCGGCTACATGGTGTTCGGCGTCGCGCTGTCCACCCAGCTGGGGATGGCCGGTGCCATCTACTACGTGGCCCACCACATCATCGTGCAGACCACGCTGTTCCTGGTGGTGGGCCTGATCGAGCGGCAGGCCGGCGCCTCCACGCTGCGCCGGATCGGTGGGCTGGCCGCGGCCAGCCCGGTGTTGGCGTTCGTGTTCGTGGTGCCGGCGCTGAACCTCGGCGGCATCCCGCCGTTCTCGGGCTTCATCGGCAAGGTCGCACTGCTCGAGGGCGGCGCCGAGGTCGGATCGGTGCTGGCCTGGCTGCTGGTCGGCGGATCCGTGGTCACCAGCCTGCTGACGCTCTACGTCGTCACCCGGGTGTGGACCAAGGCGTTCTGGCGCGAACGGGTCGACGCCCCCGAGGGCGAGTTGTCGGCGGCCTCACCGTCGGCGCTGCTCGAGGACGCCGATGACGACGTCGTCTTCGCCGACCGCGACGATGTCGGCCGGATGCCCATCGGCATGCTGTTGCCGACGGGGGCGCTGATCGTGGCGGGGCTGTGCCTGACCGTGTTCGCGGGACCGATCTTCAGCTACAGCGACCGGGCGGCGGCCCAGGTGATCGACCGCAATCAGTACATCTCGTCGGTGGTGGGTGATCGCCCGTGA
- a CDS encoding monovalent cation/H+ antiporter complex subunit F has product MMIVWILAGIMLSSAAAITMFRLLAGPSTLDRLVALDTTIALTMCGIGTWAAFSLDTTVTYSMAALSLISFVGSVSIARFRVPDAPDTEVSR; this is encoded by the coding sequence ATGATGATCGTCTGGATCCTGGCCGGCATCATGTTGTCGTCGGCCGCGGCCATCACGATGTTCCGGCTGCTGGCGGGGCCCAGCACGCTGGATCGGTTGGTGGCCCTGGACACCACGATCGCCCTCACCATGTGCGGCATCGGCACCTGGGCCGCGTTCAGCCTGGACACCACGGTTACTTACAGCATGGCCGCGCTGTCGCTGATCAGCTTCGTGGGCTCGGTCAGCATCGCGCGGTTCCGCGTGCCGGACGCCCCCGATACGGAGGTCTCGCGATGA
- a CDS encoding Na+/H+ antiporter subunit E produces the protein MRWLALRLWMLIWLMLVWVLLWGSFSPANVIGGFAIALVVTVLLPLPPVPVEGRVHPLSLAYLIVRVAWALVQSSTQIAWLTIRPTGPPITAVLRAHLNLKSDLVLALAVNIMNVIPGSIVLEIDQERRMVYVHVIDASTEKAVSKFYRQAAWVERLLIRAFERDEEWRPAAHDEAGHDGNAEVERA, from the coding sequence GTGCGGTGGCTGGCGCTGCGGCTCTGGATGCTGATCTGGCTGATGCTGGTCTGGGTGCTGTTGTGGGGCAGTTTTTCCCCGGCCAATGTGATCGGTGGTTTCGCCATCGCGTTGGTGGTGACCGTGCTGCTGCCGTTGCCGCCCGTCCCGGTCGAGGGGCGGGTGCACCCGCTGTCGCTGGCCTACCTCATCGTGCGAGTCGCGTGGGCGCTGGTGCAGTCCAGTACCCAGATCGCGTGGCTGACGATCAGGCCGACGGGACCGCCGATCACCGCGGTGCTGCGGGCGCACCTGAACCTCAAGTCCGATCTGGTGCTCGCGCTCGCGGTCAACATCATGAACGTGATCCCGGGTTCGATCGTGCTCGAGATCGACCAGGAACGCCGGATGGTCTACGTCCACGTGATCGACGCCAGCACCGAGAAGGCGGTCAGCAAGTTCTACCGCCAGGCGGCGTGGGTGGAACGATTGTTGATCCGGGCCTTCGAGCGCGACGAGGAATGGCGGCCGGCCGCGCACGACGAGGCGGGACACGACGGGAATGCGGAGGTCGAGCGCGCATGA
- the mnhG gene encoding monovalent cation/H(+) antiporter subunit G has translation MNLTDFFAGALILSGSALALTAAIGVVRFPDTLARMHAATKPQVLGLLLVLAGAATRLQGNADIGMLILTGLFTVITAPVIAQRVGQLAYREQNLQDRLTVDEMRNETDEDTAPQR, from the coding sequence ATGAATCTCACCGACTTCTTCGCCGGGGCGCTGATTCTGAGCGGCTCCGCGCTGGCGCTGACCGCGGCCATCGGCGTGGTCCGATTCCCGGACACCCTGGCGCGCATGCACGCCGCCACCAAGCCCCAGGTGCTCGGCCTGCTGCTGGTACTGGCCGGCGCCGCGACGCGCCTGCAGGGCAACGCCGACATCGGGATGTTGATCCTGACCGGTCTTTTCACCGTGATCACGGCCCCGGTGATCGCCCAGCGGGTCGGTCAACTCGCGTATCGGGAACAGAATCTCCAGGATCGGCTCACGGTCGATGAGATGCGCAACGAGACCGACGAGGACACCGCACCGCAGCGATAG